Proteins co-encoded in one Denticeps clupeoides unplaced genomic scaffold, fDenClu1.1, whole genome shotgun sequence genomic window:
- the tbp gene encoding TATA-box-binding protein, which yields MEQNNSLPPFPQGLASPQNVMTPAIYSPMMPYGTGLTPQPVQNTNSLSILEEQQRQQQQQQQQASAQQSGVQSSSGQTPQLYHSQAITTTTALPGNTPLYTTPLTPMTPITPATPASESSGIVPQLQNIVSTVNLGCKLDLKTIALRARNAEYNPKRFAAVIMRIREPRTTALIFSSGKMVCTGAKSEEQSRLAARKYARVVQKLGFPAKFLDFKIQNMVGSCDVKFPIRLEGLVLTHQQFSSYEPELFPGLIYRMIKPRIVLLIFVSGKVVLTGAKVRGEIYEAFENIYPILKGFRKTT from the exons ATGGAGCAGAACAACAGTTTACCTCCATTTCCTCAAGGATTAGCATCTCCCCAG aacgTCATGACCCCTGCCATCTACAGTCCCATGATGCCGTATGGTACTGGACTCACACCACAGCCTGTACAGAACACCAATAGTCTGTCCATTCTGGAAGAGcagcagaggcagcagcagcagcagcagcagcaggcttcAGCACAGCAGAGTGGGGTGCAGAGTAGCTCTGGACAGACCCCTCAGCTTTATCACTCACAGGCCATTACCACCACAACAGCACTGCCTGGCAATACACCCCTATACACCACACCCCTCACGCCAATGACTCCTATTACGCCTGCCACGCCCGCGTCTGAGAGCTCTGGCATCGTCCCACAGCTGCA GAACATTGTATCCACTGTTAACTTAGGCTGCAAACTGGACCTGAAGACTATAGCACTACGCGCCAGAAATGCAGAATACAACCCAAAG CGGTTTGCTGCTGTTATTATGAGAATACGAGAACCCAGAACAACTGCTCTTATCTTCAGCTCAGGAAAAATGGTTTGCACCGGAGCAAAAAG TGAAGAGCAGTCTCGACTAGCAGCCAGGAAGTATGCCAGAGTGGTGCAGAAGTTAGGATTCCCAGCGAAATTTCTGGACTTCAAGATACAGAACATGGTCGGAAGCTGTGATGTTAAGTTCCCAATTCGTTTAGAAGGTCTTGTGCTCACCCACCAGCAGTTCAGCAG TTATGAGCCCGAGTTGTTCCCAGGACTAATATACCGAATGATCAAACCCAGAATTGTCCTCCTGATCTTTGTGTCTGGCAAAGTAGTACTTACAG GTGCAAAAGTCAGAGGAGAGATATATGAAGCTTTCGAAAACATATATCCTATCTTGAAGGGATTCAGGAAGACAACGTAA
- the LOC114780054 gene encoding protein kinase C and casein kinase substrate in neurons protein 2-like codes for MNPKKLEAPRHPPEDTSKQSFWMPGNYERTVQRTQDSFKTCNDVAACFQERAHVEKLYAQQLSLWSNKWKAITDTRTLYGSLMQAWQCFFLSAERLSVLHSSISQSLLSEDGERLQIWQKNTFQRKMFCGFRESHDFKTSFEQAQKPWSKKIKKLEKSRMAYYKAYQRYQAAMEHEIQATRDSVNPSSKKLSKIQQAREKASHDRDNSCAHYQKVLEDVSSYIPCYMQEMEAIFEQSQEEERKRISFLKQAFLSIHRHLDITNNESVKAVYTELHHALLSINEQEDLRWWKNFHGPGMPTDWPRLEEWVPPLCKLKRGKKPSQKSLDERIVIIGGVKVRALYNYVGDEADELSFKEGEQFLKIEDEDEQGWCRGLKEGGKEGFYPASYVEVVQ; via the exons ATGAATCCCAAGAAGCTTGAAGCCCCCAGACACCCTCCTGAGGACACAAGCAAGCAAAGTTTCTGGATG CCAGGTAATTATGAGCGTACAGTGCAGCGAACTCAAGACTCCTTCAAGACGTGCAATGATGTTGCAGCCTGTTTCCAGGAGCGAGCACACGTTGAGAAACTGTATGCTCAACAGCTCAGTCTATGGAGCAATAAGTGGAAGGCCATTACTGACACAA GAACACTCTATGGTTCCCTCATGCAGGCCTGGCAGTGTTTCTTTCTCTCGGCTGAGCGTCTTTCTGTTCTGCATTCCTCCATATCTCAGTCTCTTCTTTCTGAGGATGGAGAGCGACTGCAAATCTGGCAGAAGAACACTTTCCAACGCAAGATGTTTTGTGGCTTCCGTGAGTCACATGACTTCAAAACCAGCTTTGAACAGGCTCAAAAACCCtggtcaaaaaaaataaagaag CTAGAGAAAAGTCGTATGGCATATTACAAGGCCTACCAGAGATATCAGGCTGCAATGGAGCATGAGATACAAGCAACAAGGGACAGTGTCAACCCCAGCAGTAAGAAACTTAGCAAGATCCAGCAGGCCAGAGAGAaagccagccatgacagggacaAT TCTTGTGCACATTATCAGAAGGTTCTAGAAGACGTTTCCTCCTACATTCCCTGCTACATGCAGGAAATGGAGGCCATTTTTGAGCAATCACAGGAGGAGGAGCGGAAACGTATCAGCTTTCTCAAACAGGCTTTTTTGTCAATACATCGTCATTTGGACATCACCAACAATGAGag TGTCAAGGCTGTATACACTGAGCTCCACCATGCACTCTTGTCCATCAATGAGCAAGAGGATCTGCGATGGTGGAAGAATTTTCATGGCCCTGGAATGCCCACTGATTGGCCCAGATTAGAG GAATGGGTTCCACCATTGTGCAAGTTGAAACGTGGAAAAAAGCCATCACAAAAAAGTCTGGATGAAAGAAT AGTGATTATAGGAGGGGTTAAAGTGCGTGCTCTCTACAATTATGTTGGGGATGAAGCCGATGAACTCTCATTTAAAGAAG GAGAGCAGTTTCTGAAAattgaagatgaagatgaacaaGGATGGTGCCGTGGATTGAAGGAGGGTGGCAAAGAAGGCTTCTATCCGGCCAGTTATGTAGAGGTGGTGCAGTGA